One Methylophilus sp. TWE2 DNA segment encodes these proteins:
- the thrS gene encoding threonine--tRNA ligase, giving the protein MPNIRLPDGSVRQFEQAVTVADVAANIGTGLAKAALAGKVTHPGQEAKLVDTSYLIEQDVDLAIITDKNDEGLEVIRHSTAHLLAYAVKELFPDAQVTIGPVIENGFYYDFSYKRPFTPDDLLAIEKKMAELAKKDEKVERKVLPRDEAVAYFKSINEHYKAEIIASIPSNEDVSLYSEGNFTDLCRGPHVPNTGKLKAFKLMKLAGAYWRGDSNNEMLQRVYGTAWRNKDELEAYLHMLEEAEKRDHRKLGKQLDFFHMQDDAPGMVFWHPKGWSIWQEVEQYMRNKFKEYGYDEVRTPTVMDKTLWEKSGHWQNYHDNMFTTKSENRDYAVKPMNCPGHIQIFNSTLHSYRDLPLRLAEFGSCHRNEPSGSLHGLMRVRGFTQDDAHIFCTENQVEAEVADFIKMLYSVYQDFGFNDVLVKLSTRPEKRVGSDDVWDKAEAALAAALDQNGLKYDLQPGEGAFYGPKIEFTLKDSLGRLWQCGTIQLDFNLPVRLGAEYVDEDNTRKHPVMLHRAIVGSMERFLGILIENFAGAMPTWLAPVQVMVLNISDNQADYVRQVVERLKKNGIRCDFDLRNEKITYKIREHSLHKLPYLIVVGDKEMQNGQVAVRTRKGEDLGVMSVDAFVAQIQQDIQNRV; this is encoded by the coding sequence ATGCCAAATATTCGATTACCCGATGGGTCTGTAAGACAGTTTGAACAAGCCGTGACAGTGGCAGATGTCGCCGCCAATATTGGTACGGGATTGGCAAAAGCTGCCTTGGCTGGCAAGGTCACGCACCCCGGGCAAGAGGCTAAACTGGTCGACACTAGCTATTTGATTGAGCAGGATGTCGACCTCGCCATCATTACCGATAAAAACGATGAAGGCCTGGAGGTGATCCGTCACTCCACGGCGCACTTGCTGGCCTATGCCGTAAAAGAATTGTTCCCCGATGCGCAAGTGACGATTGGCCCGGTCATTGAAAACGGTTTTTACTATGACTTCAGCTACAAGCGCCCGTTTACGCCGGATGACCTGCTAGCCATTGAAAAGAAAATGGCAGAACTGGCGAAAAAAGACGAAAAAGTCGAACGCAAAGTCCTGCCGCGTGATGAAGCCGTGGCTTACTTCAAAAGCATCAACGAGCATTACAAAGCCGAGATTATTGCCAGTATTCCTAGTAATGAAGATGTGTCTTTGTATTCTGAAGGAAACTTCACCGATTTGTGTCGTGGTCCGCACGTGCCGAATACCGGCAAGCTGAAGGCATTTAAGTTGATGAAATTGGCTGGTGCTTACTGGCGTGGCGACAGTAATAATGAAATGCTGCAACGTGTGTACGGCACTGCCTGGCGTAACAAGGATGAGCTGGAAGCTTATTTGCACATGCTGGAAGAAGCGGAAAAGCGCGACCACCGTAAACTGGGTAAGCAACTCGATTTCTTCCATATGCAAGACGATGCGCCTGGTATGGTGTTCTGGCACCCTAAAGGCTGGAGCATCTGGCAAGAGGTTGAGCAGTATATGCGCAACAAGTTTAAAGAATACGGTTACGACGAAGTACGCACGCCAACGGTGATGGACAAGACACTGTGGGAGAAGTCAGGTCACTGGCAGAACTACCATGACAATATGTTCACTACTAAATCGGAAAACCGCGATTACGCCGTCAAGCCGATGAACTGTCCTGGCCATATCCAGATTTTTAACAGCACATTGCATAGTTATCGCGATTTGCCGTTGCGACTGGCTGAATTTGGTTCCTGTCACCGTAATGAGCCTTCTGGTTCCCTGCATGGCCTTATGCGCGTGCGTGGTTTTACGCAGGATGATGCGCATATTTTCTGTACCGAAAACCAGGTCGAAGCCGAAGTGGCGGATTTCATCAAGATGCTGTATTCGGTCTACCAGGATTTTGGTTTTAACGATGTACTGGTGAAATTGTCTACCCGCCCGGAAAAGCGCGTCGGTAGCGATGACGTATGGGATAAAGCCGAAGCAGCACTGGCAGCGGCGCTGGACCAGAATGGCCTGAAGTATGACTTGCAGCCAGGTGAGGGCGCATTTTATGGCCCGAAAATTGAATTCACGCTCAAAGATTCGCTCGGCCGTTTGTGGCAATGCGGCACCATTCAACTCGATTTCAATCTGCCGGTACGCCTGGGGGCAGAATATGTGGATGAAGACAATACCCGCAAACATCCGGTCATGCTGCATCGAGCGATTGTTGGCTCCATGGAGCGTTTCCTGGGGATTCTGATTGAAAACTTTGCTGGCGCGATGCCAACCTGGCTGGCGCCGGTACAGGTCATGGTGCTCAATATTTCTGATAATCAAGCCGATTACGTACGCCAAGTAGTTGAAAGATTGAAGAAAAATGGCATTCGATGTGATTTTGACTTGAGAAATGAGAAGATTACCTATAAAATACGCGAACATAGTTTGCACAAGTTGCCTTATTTGATTGTTGTAGGCGATAAGGAAATGCAAAATGGTCAAGTGGCCGTACGTACCAGAAAAGGCGAAGATCTGGGTGTGATGTCAGTAGATGCGTTTGTTGCGCAGATACAGCAAGATATCCAAAACCGGGTCTAA
- the infC gene encoding translation initiation factor IF-3 encodes MAQDKDTRINGDITAPQVRLIGVDGEPLGVMSLKEAFAKAEEADIDIVEIAPNAAPPVCRLMDYGKFKYAESKRLHEQKLKQKQVQIKEVKFRPGTDDGDYNIKLRNIIRFLGDGDKAKITLRFRGREITHQEFGLALLKRLEADLTEHALVEQYPKMEGRQMVMVLAPAKKVVPVAKKAEKAAPSEE; translated from the coding sequence ATAGCTCAGGATAAAGATACACGCATCAATGGCGATATTACAGCGCCGCAAGTGCGTTTGATTGGTGTAGATGGCGAACCGTTAGGCGTGATGAGCCTCAAAGAGGCCTTTGCCAAAGCGGAAGAAGCTGATATTGATATTGTTGAAATTGCGCCAAATGCTGCACCACCTGTGTGCCGTTTGATGGATTATGGCAAATTCAAATACGCCGAGAGCAAGCGTCTGCACGAGCAAAAACTGAAACAAAAACAGGTGCAAATTAAAGAGGTCAAATTCAGACCCGGCACCGATGACGGCGATTACAATATTAAATTACGCAACATCATCCGTTTTTTGGGTGATGGCGATAAAGCAAAAATTACTTTGCGTTTCCGTGGTCGCGAAATTACGCATCAGGAATTTGGTTTGGCTTTGTTAAAACGCCTGGAGGCAGATTTAACAGAGCATGCATTGGTGGAGCAATATCCAAAAATGGAAGGCCGCCAAATGGTGATGGTGTTGGCGCCAGCGAAGAAAGTGGTGCCTGTTGCCAAAAAAGCTGAAAAAGCCGCACCAAGCGAAGAATAA
- the rpmI gene encoding 50S ribosomal protein L35, which yields MPKMKTKSSAKKRFKFLGNGKVKRTHSHLRHILTKKTTKQKRKLRGTAIISATDVKRVRAMMPTQ from the coding sequence ATGCCAAAGATGAAGACAAAGAGCAGCGCAAAAAAGCGCTTTAAGTTCTTGGGTAACGGTAAAGTGAAGCGTACACACTCTCACTTGCGCCACATCCTCACCAAGAAAACTACCAAGCAAAAACGTAAACTGCGCGGTACTGCAATTATTTCTGCGACCGACGTGAAACGCGTTCGCGCAATGATGCCAACACAATAA
- the rplT gene encoding 50S ribosomal protein L20, translating to MPRVKRGVIARAKHKKVLNAAKGYRGRRKNVYRVAKQAVMKAGQYAYRDRRQKKRQFRALWIARINAAAREAGLTYSRFMNGLKKSAVEVDRKVLADLAVFDKAAFAKFVELAKTGLSA from the coding sequence ATGCCTAGAGTAAAACGTGGTGTCATCGCACGCGCAAAACACAAAAAAGTTTTAAATGCTGCTAAAGGTTATCGTGGTCGTCGTAAGAACGTTTACCGCGTTGCCAAACAGGCGGTGATGAAAGCCGGTCAATACGCATACCGTGACCGTCGTCAGAAAAAACGTCAATTCCGCGCATTGTGGATTGCTCGTATTAACGCGGCAGCCCGTGAAGCTGGTTTGACATACAGCCGTTTCATGAACGGTCTGAAAAAATCTGCGGTTGAAGTTGACCGTAAAGTATTGGCTGATCTGGCCGTGTTTGACAAAGCTGCTTTTGCCAAATTTGTAGAATTGGCTAAAACAGGTTTAAGCGCCTAA
- the pheS gene encoding phenylalanine--tRNA ligase subunit alpha, producing the protein MADLNHLIAEAELDFAACHDIPALENAKAKYLGKSGALTDALKGLGKLTAEERPAAGAAINVVKQAVESALNGRRDSILAAAQAKQLASETIDVTLPARAQSAGGLHPVTLTLRRVEELFHSIGFSVADGPEIETDFYNFTALNIPDNHPARAMHDTFYVDTGSYSMEHVLRTHTSPVQVHYMENNTPPLKIIAPGRVYRVDSDATHSPMFHQVEGLWVDEQISFANLKGVVQDFLQKFFERDDLTVRFRPSFFPFTEPSAEMDMSWNGGWLEIGGCGMVHPEVLKHVNIDSTQYRGFAFGLGVERLAMLRYGVNDLRHFFNNDLRFLQQFIK; encoded by the coding sequence ATGGCTGACCTCAATCACCTAATTGCAGAAGCAGAACTAGACTTTGCTGCTTGCCATGACATCCCGGCACTAGAAAACGCCAAGGCCAAATACCTAGGGAAATCTGGCGCACTCACCGACGCCTTGAAAGGGCTTGGTAAACTGACTGCCGAGGAACGTCCAGCCGCAGGTGCAGCCATTAATGTAGTTAAGCAAGCCGTAGAGAGTGCCTTAAATGGCCGCCGTGACAGCATCCTGGCAGCTGCTCAGGCGAAGCAACTAGCCAGTGAAACCATCGATGTGACTTTACCAGCGCGTGCGCAATCCGCTGGTGGCTTACATCCGGTGACGTTGACACTGCGCCGGGTTGAAGAGTTATTCCACTCGATTGGTTTCAGTGTGGCCGATGGCCCTGAAATCGAAACCGATTTTTATAATTTTACTGCGTTGAATATTCCGGATAATCATCCGGCGCGTGCCATGCACGATACCTTTTATGTCGATACCGGTAGTTACAGCATGGAGCACGTATTGCGTACGCATACCTCTCCGGTGCAAGTGCATTACATGGAGAACAATACGCCGCCGTTGAAGATTATTGCGCCAGGCCGCGTTTATCGCGTCGACTCTGATGCCACGCACTCCCCAATGTTCCACCAGGTAGAGGGGCTTTGGGTCGATGAGCAGATCAGTTTTGCCAACTTGAAAGGCGTGGTACAAGATTTCCTGCAAAAATTCTTTGAACGCGACGATCTGACCGTGCGTTTCCGTCCTTCTTTTTTCCCCTTTACTGAGCCCTCTGCGGAAATGGATATGAGTTGGAACGGTGGCTGGCTGGAGATTGGTGGCTGTGGCATGGTGCATCCTGAGGTGCTCAAGCACGTCAATATCGATAGCACTCAATACCGTGGTTTTGCTTTTGGTCTGGGCGTAGAGCGTTTAGCCATGTTGCGCTACGGCGTCAATGATTTGCGTCATTTCTTTAATAATGATCTGCGCTTTTTGCAGCAGTTCATCAAATAA